The Clostridiisalibacter paucivorans DSM 22131 DNA segment ATTCTTCTTCATAACAACTTAATATTTTATCAATTATATCGGTATATGATATATCACCATTAATTTTTATTTCATCTATAATATATTTTCTATTAGATAAGGGTACAAATTTAAAATCACTATATTTATTTCCTAATGTACCCTCTATAATTCCATGTTCTCCTAGTTCTCCAAAGTCTAATGGTTCTGGGCTTCCACAATATGCTATATTGTCCTCTATAAATTGATGCTTGTGGATATGACCCAATGCTACATAATCAAAACCCTTTTCTTTTAACCCACGTTTATCTAATGGCATATATTTAGAGTTTTTATCAAAGATATCTCCATGAATCAATAAGATATTGATATCATTTGTTTTTCCAATCTCCATATCCTCTATTAGATTTCTATATTCTTCTCCACTACTCCAACTATAACCCCATACAGTAAGGTTTTTATCTTCTAAATCCACTTTAGTAATACCTGTACTACTAAAAATATGTACATTCGGTGGCCAATCTACTATATCATAAAGAGAATTATTGACTAATGGATCATGGTTTCCCGTAGCTATAAATACTTTAGTATTTTCTATATCCTTTAATTTATCTACAACCATTCTAATATCTGATAATGTACAATATGTATCATCAAACAAATCCCCTGCTATCAATAAAATATCCGTATTTTGACATCTATCTATTATCTTAAAAAAAGTTTCCATTATCTCTATTCTTCTTTTATTCCTATTGTACAGATTCTTATGTTTTGAACCAACACCTATATGCACATCTCCAGTATGTATAAATTTAATCACTTAAAAAACACCTCCAAACCTTAAGAACATATATTCGATACTATATCATTGTTTCCCTTCATATCTTAACACTTTCTTTTTTAAAAATATATATGATATTCTATATAAT contains these protein-coding regions:
- a CDS encoding metallophosphoesterase family protein is translated as MIKFIHTGDVHIGVGSKHKNLYNRNKRRIEIMETFFKIIDRCQNTDILLIAGDLFDDTYCTLSDIRMVVDKLKDIENTKVFIATGNHDPLVNNSLYDIVDWPPNVHIFSSTGITKVDLEDKNLTVWGYSWSSGEEYRNLIEDMEIGKTNDINILLIHGDIFDKNSKYMPLDKRGLKEKGFDYVALGHIHKHQFIEDNIAYCGSPEPLDFGELGEHGIIEGTLGNKYSDFKFVPLSNRKYIIDEIKINGDISYTDIIDKILSCYEEESRMKNYFRIKLVGTRDRDLDLNGYDLNHILSEKFYYIEINDETFPDYDLDEMKKEYSGSIIDKYIRIMEKKGLENPVVKDALYIGLEELLREKVILK